The Candidatus Sysuiplasma acidicola genome includes a window with the following:
- a CDS encoding glycosyltransferase family 4 protein translates to MKMTFVGYNSVDHGGGGETWLRDVTSRLSSRHSISIIAPPSETGRTAIGDELRSLGIEINEIGYVDGTSFPSPRSLHRMAGVLSSSDVVYFNYATGGLEIAMFALQKIISFPMVAGHHLIMNRRFFGGSMPSSRESYYRIFGFRGDRIARRMPAHHVLNRETEKDLLFRGYRNVRRIPNGVDSSSFSPSKKFDKFTILFLGRLVEQKGADILPDFYREISTAVDDFDFVIAGSGEYQNVLRKQLHDDRVSMPGFVDEKRKRELLSRSHLLLMPSRYEMFPITALEALSSGTPVVSSNIMGTGEYLVPGVNGFLASSATEMAQKTAELYGMYADDRYAELSERCRRSAEPFDIGVVAKRIEEMLLQIASSSAQ, encoded by the coding sequence TTGAAAATGACATTCGTTGGTTACAACTCGGTGGACCATGGCGGCGGAGGAGAAACATGGTTACGTGATGTAACGTCCCGCCTCTCTTCCCGACACTCAATCAGCATCATAGCACCCCCTTCGGAAACAGGGCGTACGGCAATCGGCGATGAGCTGCGATCACTCGGCATTGAAATCAACGAGATCGGTTATGTGGACGGAACATCGTTTCCGTCACCACGCTCATTGCACCGCATGGCAGGTGTGCTCTCCTCTTCCGATGTGGTCTATTTTAATTATGCGACGGGCGGCCTTGAAATTGCCATGTTTGCGCTGCAGAAGATCATCTCGTTTCCTATGGTCGCGGGCCATCATCTCATAATGAACCGCCGTTTTTTCGGCGGAAGCATGCCCAGCTCAAGGGAATCATATTACAGGATATTCGGATTCAGAGGCGACAGGATTGCCAGGCGCATGCCAGCTCACCACGTCCTCAACAGAGAGACAGAGAAAGACCTGCTGTTCCGCGGATACAGGAACGTCCGCAGGATACCAAACGGTGTCGACAGCTCCTCTTTTTCTCCATCCAAAAAGTTCGATAAATTTACCATCCTGTTTCTAGGGCGCCTTGTAGAACAGAAGGGTGCAGATATCCTCCCTGACTTTTACCGCGAAATAAGCACCGCTGTCGATGATTTCGACTTCGTCATTGCTGGATCAGGCGAATATCAAAATGTGCTGAGAAAGCAACTCCATGACGACAGGGTCAGCATGCCAGGTTTCGTTGATGAAAAGAGAAAGAGAGAGCTGCTTTCCCGCTCACATCTTCTTCTGATGCCTTCGAGATATGAGATGTTCCCGATTACAGCGCTCGAAGCACTCTCCTCCGGAACTCCCGTCGTTTCGTCTAATATTATGGGCACAGGTGAATATCTTGTGCCGGGAGTCAATGGTTTTTTGGCCTCCAGTGCTACAGAAATGGCGCAGAAAACTGCAGAACTCTACGGCATGTATGCAGACGACCGGTATGCCGAACTTTCCGAGAGGTGCAGGAGGTCTGCCGAACCTTTTGATATAGGTGTGGTTGCAAAGAGAATCGAGGAAATGCTGCTCCAAATCGCCAGCTCGAGCGCTCAGTGA
- a CDS encoding isocitrate lyase (catalyzes the reversible formation of glyoxylate and succinate from isocitrate; glyoxylate bypass pathway) produces the protein MNKHLATEVSEIESAWRSDRWNGIVRPYTAEEVCKLRGSIHIDHTLARLSSEKLWNLIQNEQHVLAPGASTADDAVQMVRAGLKVIHLGGQSMSFDDVPSTPLPHEQGNVQSAVDPETVARINGALLLSDQLHKTAGNGNIDWLAAIVAEGKTGTDYPMHAYESAKLLIEAGAAGLYFRDMIAVGRSHPHVDWRALIPTCQFISNLVAARLASDVMGVPTVLIAKTAARSATLLTNDIDERDYRYASGERTDLGHYWIRGSLETAIERAVSLAPFADMLSYETTAPDIEEARKFSAAVLSEYPGKPLVYSCSPSREWLNDMTPEDMTAFHERLGRMGYRLQTVAGTSLAGANAPTSLSEENLASVALTARMSVQKSRAKQEMGVTALTGARDPLGSIYFAEVSKLISRVPRFQYVYGMTGSTDASAQQVMVVQKAAGR, from the coding sequence ATGAACAAGCATCTCGCGACTGAGGTATCCGAAATCGAGTCAGCATGGAGATCAGACAGATGGAACGGCATTGTGAGGCCGTACACTGCGGAAGAGGTTTGCAAGCTTCGTGGCTCCATTCACATTGATCACACACTTGCCAGGCTGTCTTCAGAGAAGCTCTGGAATTTGATTCAAAATGAGCAGCACGTGCTGGCACCCGGAGCGTCGACTGCCGATGATGCTGTGCAGATGGTACGTGCAGGACTTAAGGTGATACATCTCGGCGGTCAATCGATGAGTTTCGATGATGTGCCATCTACCCCGCTTCCGCATGAGCAGGGCAATGTTCAGTCTGCGGTGGACCCGGAGACGGTTGCGCGCATCAATGGTGCACTGCTTCTGTCCGACCAGCTCCACAAGACTGCCGGGAACGGCAATATTGACTGGCTCGCAGCAATCGTTGCGGAAGGGAAGACGGGGACGGACTACCCAATGCATGCGTACGAGTCCGCAAAGTTGTTAATCGAAGCAGGAGCTGCCGGCCTTTACTTCAGGGACATGATCGCTGTGGGAAGGTCCCATCCACATGTTGACTGGAGGGCGCTGATTCCCACTTGCCAGTTCATCAGCAATCTTGTTGCGGCAAGGCTCGCGTCCGACGTAATGGGCGTACCAACGGTCCTGATAGCAAAGACCGCTGCAAGAAGCGCTACTCTGCTCACAAACGACATTGATGAGCGTGACTACAGATATGCATCAGGCGAGAGAACAGATCTTGGTCACTACTGGATACGCGGAAGCTTGGAGACGGCCATTGAAAGGGCAGTGTCACTGGCGCCTTTCGCAGATATGCTATCCTATGAAACAACGGCTCCTGACATTGAGGAGGCAAGAAAGTTTTCAGCTGCAGTCCTTAGCGAATATCCGGGAAAGCCCCTTGTCTACAGTTGCTCTCCTTCCCGAGAGTGGTTGAACGACATGACGCCTGAAGACATGACTGCTTTTCATGAAAGACTCGGCAGAATGGGTTACAGACTGCAGACCGTGGCAGGGACATCTCTGGCGGGCGCAAATGCTCCGACATCCCTTTCAGAAGAGAATCTTGCATCGGTGGCTCTGACTGCTCGCATGAGTGTGCAGAAGAGTCGGGCAAAGCAGGAAATGGGCGTAACTGCATTAACGGGTGCACGTGATCCGCTTGGTTCCATATATTTTGCCGAGGTGTCGAAACTCATATCACGTGTGCCTCGATTCCAGTATGTGTATGGAATGACCGGAAGCACCGACGCTTCGGCACAGCAGGTAATGGTCGTCCAGAAAGCCGCTGGCAGGTGA
- a CDS encoding tRNA-binding protein yields the protein MTEEIESERFASVDIRTGRVLEATNFPEARKPSYRLLIDFGSLGVKKSSAQITSLYRPEDLVGRNVIAVVNLKPRQIANFISEVLVLGVPVGDGKVVLLHPDRDVEPGLRIS from the coding sequence ATGACTGAGGAGATAGAATCAGAGAGATTCGCGTCGGTCGACATCCGAACCGGAAGAGTGCTGGAAGCGACGAACTTTCCCGAAGCGCGTAAACCATCATACAGGCTGCTGATTGATTTCGGCTCCCTCGGCGTGAAGAAGAGCAGCGCTCAGATTACTTCACTCTACAGGCCGGAAGATCTCGTGGGAAGGAATGTGATTGCAGTCGTCAATCTGAAACCAAGGCAGATAGCTAATTTCATCTCGGAAGTGCTGGTCCTCGGTGTGCCAGTTGGAGACGGAAAAGTTGTGCTGCTGCATCCGGATCGGGATGTTGAGCCGGGTCTCCGGATCTCCTGA
- a CDS encoding phosphate uptake regulator PhoU, producing MEVRKLQTTAGGTFVITIPKDWIERMKMRKGDHVSIELEEDEIIVSPTHSRMEVTPHSLQIDEFREQKLLELSITASYILGHDITEVVAQRKMLPEHKKWIKDIIEKLIGVEISEEFANQMILQNLVDPAKFDLNKLLERFSATSTAILLDAVKALIENDKALATDAYDRGVESTRVYRLMMRLAFQAANDKKLRNQMNFPNVSSVMVQTMAIRELGRVAYYAMRIAQHVGEIGKSPEASLAAAINEMAAAAAEMLDMTTRALMNKNVNLASAITDKMGKVRKLHETTYLKLMKGMDEKNLLSISLITRDIRAIASYAMAIADEAVLSSFA from the coding sequence ATGGAAGTTCGGAAGCTGCAGACAACCGCCGGAGGCACTTTTGTAATAACGATTCCAAAAGACTGGATAGAGAGAATGAAGATGAGGAAGGGCGACCACGTCTCTATCGAGCTTGAGGAAGACGAGATCATTGTCAGCCCCACACATTCGAGAATGGAAGTCACGCCCCATTCACTTCAGATAGACGAATTCAGGGAACAGAAACTTCTCGAGTTGTCCATCACGGCTTCTTACATTCTTGGGCACGATATTACAGAGGTTGTGGCGCAACGTAAGATGCTCCCGGAGCATAAAAAGTGGATAAAAGATATCATTGAAAAACTGATAGGCGTAGAGATTTCAGAGGAATTTGCAAATCAGATGATACTGCAGAACCTGGTTGATCCGGCCAAATTTGATCTTAACAAACTGCTTGAGCGATTTTCTGCAACTTCGACGGCCATATTACTTGATGCTGTCAAGGCTCTTATTGAGAATGACAAAGCGCTTGCAACGGATGCTTACGACAGGGGGGTGGAGAGCACGAGAGTTTACCGACTGATGATGAGACTTGCATTCCAGGCAGCCAACGACAAGAAACTGAGGAATCAGATGAATTTTCCGAATGTGTCCAGCGTCATGGTGCAGACAATGGCCATCAGGGAACTGGGGAGAGTGGCATACTACGCGATGCGCATAGCGCAGCATGTCGGAGAGATCGGAAAGAGCCCGGAAGCTTCACTGGCTGCGGCCATCAATGAAATGGCTGCTGCAGCGGCAGAAATGCTGGATATGACGACGAGAGCACTTATGAACAAAAACGTCAACCTTGCATCAGCAATAACCGACAAAATGGGCAAAGTGAGGAAACTGCACGAGACGACTTACCTGAAGCTCATGAAGGGAATGGATGAAAAAAACCTTCTGTCAATTTCACTGATCACAAGAGACATCAGGGCCATTGCTTCATATGCAATGGCAATTGCTGACGAAGCAGTTCTCAGCTCGTTTGCATAA
- a CDS encoding YhbY family RNA-binding protein translates to MQVGKKGVTEETIKEAAEQIEKRGLVKVRFNNDGTGIDALTGRLSEKAELIMKTGKTLVFSKRR, encoded by the coding sequence GTGCAGGTGGGAAAGAAGGGTGTGACTGAGGAGACCATAAAGGAGGCTGCGGAACAAATCGAGAAACGCGGTCTGGTGAAGGTCAGGTTCAACAACGACGGTACCGGTATAGATGCGTTGACAGGCAGATTGTCGGAAAAGGCGGAACTGATCATGAAGACGGGAAAGACACTGGTCTTCAGCAAGAGGAGATGA
- a CDS encoding ribonuclease P, with the protein MAKQLAREGTKERSRQYVGLARRIGMKLDIPVGHRREYCRNCNSILIPGVTSRTRIVRGRAVITCFNCGKASRYPYRKAKQTADGESVREEKEMIAR; encoded by the coding sequence ATGGCAAAACAGCTTGCGAGGGAAGGGACGAAGGAGCGCAGCAGGCAGTATGTCGGTCTCGCAAGGCGGATAGGCATGAAGCTTGACATACCAGTGGGACACAGAAGAGAATACTGCAGGAACTGCAATTCCATCCTCATACCAGGAGTGACGAGCAGGACAAGGATCGTGAGAGGGAGGGCAGTGATAACATGTTTTAACTGTGGAAAAGCTTCCCGTTATCCCTACCGGAAGGCAAAGCAAACGGCTGACGGGGAGAGCGTCAGAGAAGAAAAAGAGATGATTGCACGATAG
- a CDS encoding iron-sulfur cluster assembly accessory protein, which yields MVSLVLTEKASDKVRSLIAEQEKKDLLLRVYLTAADHGFRYGMAFDENADPSQDIQLEQNGVKIVVDKESADHLEGTEIDYVESIEGGGFTINNPNLKVNNGAGCSCGGGGCGCGCGS from the coding sequence ATGGTCAGTCTCGTATTGACTGAAAAGGCCAGTGACAAAGTCAGGTCGTTGATCGCAGAGCAGGAGAAAAAGGACCTTCTCCTCAGAGTTTATCTTACGGCAGCAGACCACGGATTCAGGTATGGCATGGCCTTTGACGAAAATGCTGATCCTTCACAGGACATTCAGCTGGAACAGAACGGAGTAAAGATTGTCGTCGACAAGGAGAGCGCAGACCATCTCGAAGGCACGGAAATCGACTATGTCGAGTCGATAGAAGGCGGAGGGTTTACCATAAACAACCCCAACCTCAAAGTGAATAACGGCGCCGGCTGCAGCTGTGGCGGCGGCGGATGCGGATGCGGTTGCGGCTCGTGA
- a CDS encoding glycosyltransferase family 2 protein, protein MTPYITVIVTAYNRQEFLKAALESLIAQDAPAGAFEVIVVKNFENAEVDRTIENMGALSIFDNSKALRSFSEEAVKKAKGEILCFLDDDDLFLPNKISTVTEVFRSNHEIDYYHNAIDYIDVEGNVIAPPFSFRFSILERDKGTVVMNHEEIRMKVNELIAGQCDYNNSSISVRKRILQENLEVARKTVSAHDSLIFYLAAMRGRSVMIDGRILTHYRLNRKSVTVSSRYEFSVRQVKTFDALCEFAESIGEKEIARVLRRQKFLFALVRDISSPEVNRGRVSEACLSFIRNSSGYRTVANLFPESLAVIYMFSPDLSRKIYMKLLMARL, encoded by the coding sequence ATGACTCCATACATCACCGTCATTGTTACGGCATACAACAGGCAGGAATTTCTAAAAGCCGCTCTCGAGTCGCTCATTGCGCAGGATGCACCTGCGGGAGCTTTTGAAGTAATAGTTGTCAAGAACTTCGAAAACGCTGAAGTGGACAGAACAATTGAGAACATGGGAGCACTGTCAATCTTCGACAACAGCAAAGCACTGCGCTCTTTTTCTGAGGAAGCAGTGAAAAAGGCAAAGGGGGAGATACTGTGCTTCCTCGACGACGACGATCTCTTCCTGCCGAACAAAATTTCCACAGTAACAGAAGTTTTCAGGAGCAATCACGAGATCGACTATTATCACAATGCAATTGACTACATCGATGTCGAGGGCAATGTGATTGCACCACCATTTTCGTTCCGTTTCTCAATCCTGGAGAGAGATAAAGGGACGGTCGTGATGAATCATGAAGAGATCAGAATGAAAGTGAATGAGCTCATTGCAGGACAGTGTGATTACAACAACAGCAGCATATCCGTCAGAAAGAGGATACTTCAGGAAAATCTTGAAGTTGCGAGAAAGACAGTGTCCGCTCATGACAGCCTGATCTTCTATCTTGCTGCAATGCGGGGACGATCTGTTATGATAGACGGCAGGATACTAACACACTACAGGCTGAACAGAAAAAGTGTGACTGTGTCGTCGAGATACGAATTCTCGGTGAGACAGGTGAAAACCTTCGATGCACTGTGTGAATTCGCAGAGAGCATCGGAGAAAAGGAAATTGCGCGTGTTCTGAGAAGACAGAAGTTCCTGTTCGCGCTGGTAAGAGACATAAGCAGCCCGGAAGTTAACAGAGGCAGGGTATCGGAAGCGTGCCTGTCATTCATAAGAAATTCGAGCGGTTACAGAACGGTTGCCAACCTTTTCCCGGAATCGCTCGCAGTCATCTATATGTTCTCTCCGGATTTGAGCAGGAAGATATACATGAAATTGCTGATGGCGAGGCTGTAG
- a CDS encoding bifunctional folylpolyglutamate synthase/dihydrofolate synthase produces the protein MNDTADERKELLKWLYGLENFGIKLGLDNERLLLNQLGNPQEKFKTVHVAGTNGKGSVSAMIASVLSSEGYATGLYTSPHLVEFEERIKIGRECIPTPDLLECASEVREALDSLFGRDAREMTFFEITTAIAFLYFAKKKVEFAVVEVGLGGRLDATNVIVPEVSAITHIALEHTAYLGNTLGQIAAEKGGIIKNSVPVITAETKREPLEVFERIANERGAVLEKSYEMIELDILERGFGEMKFNVTGISHIEVVSCALCGDYQVPNITLAIAVLEKLQQRGVFISTNSIRTGLKEVFWPGRLQLAGRDRKFIFDTAHNPDAAQALSSSLRALTDRKFICVAGVLSDKDLGGVMRTLSTITCKFICAGPKTPRARTAGEVMEAAASTGVMAVVTESVGAAMEAALKEPGEGMVLVTGSLRTVGEAMEWWYEKYNEKLWK, from the coding sequence TTGAACGATACGGCAGACGAACGTAAAGAGCTGCTGAAATGGCTCTACGGACTGGAGAATTTCGGCATAAAACTGGGCCTGGACAACGAAAGATTGCTTCTGAACCAGCTGGGTAATCCGCAGGAGAAATTCAAGACAGTGCATGTTGCTGGCACTAACGGAAAAGGCTCGGTCAGCGCCATGATAGCATCTGTGCTCTCATCCGAGGGGTATGCCACGGGTCTCTACACCTCGCCGCATCTGGTCGAGTTCGAGGAGAGGATAAAGATAGGACGCGAGTGCATTCCCACTCCAGACCTGCTTGAATGCGCTTCAGAGGTAAGGGAGGCGCTGGACAGCCTGTTCGGCAGAGATGCCAGGGAGATGACATTCTTTGAGATCACAACTGCGATTGCATTTCTTTATTTTGCGAAGAAGAAAGTGGAGTTTGCCGTAGTCGAAGTGGGCCTCGGAGGAAGGCTTGACGCAACGAACGTCATAGTTCCGGAAGTATCTGCGATAACGCACATAGCGCTTGAACACACGGCCTACCTGGGCAACACGCTAGGACAGATAGCCGCCGAAAAAGGAGGCATCATCAAAAATTCCGTTCCAGTGATAACTGCAGAAACGAAAAGGGAACCTCTCGAAGTGTTTGAGAGAATAGCGAATGAGCGGGGAGCAGTACTTGAGAAATCATACGAGATGATTGAGCTCGACATCCTGGAAAGGGGATTTGGGGAAATGAAATTCAATGTTACAGGTATCTCACACATTGAAGTAGTAAGCTGTGCTCTCTGTGGGGATTACCAGGTACCAAACATTACTCTTGCCATAGCAGTGCTGGAAAAACTGCAACAGCGCGGTGTTTTCATAAGCACGAACTCCATCAGGACGGGGTTGAAGGAAGTGTTCTGGCCGGGAAGACTGCAGCTGGCTGGCAGAGACAGGAAATTCATATTCGACACGGCACACAATCCGGACGCCGCACAGGCACTATCCTCGTCTCTGAGGGCGCTGACTGACAGAAAATTCATTTGCGTCGCAGGCGTGCTGTCCGACAAGGACCTCGGAGGCGTTATGAGAACCCTCTCGACGATAACATGTAAATTCATTTGCGCAGGGCCCAAGACTCCCAGGGCAAGGACGGCAGGCGAAGTGATGGAGGCCGCGGCATCCACCGGTGTGATGGCTGTGGTGACAGAGAGCGTTGGCGCAGCAATGGAAGCGGCGTTGAAAGAGCCGGGGGAGGGAATGGTGCTCGTAACAGGGTCTCTGAGAACCGTCGGTGAAGCGATGGAATGGTGGTATGAGAAATACAACGAAAAGCTCTGGAAATGA
- the serS gene encoding serine--tRNA ligase: protein MSIVLDTKFLRDNPELVKQALMSRNRDPSLLDRFQAMDSKWKTLVEKRNTLNRLRNEISLKVSKSSGEEKEKGVEEGKRVATELKSVESSITEVEKERDELIMYFPNMPSGRTPLGKSEEDNVVISVPSKPADLGFRPLPHYEICSRMGILDLKRGAKITGSGFYVLKGDGARLERALINCMLDIHRKQGYIEVQVPVVVKSLCAEGTGTLPEKRNDMYWIAGEDLLLNPTAEVPVTNLLNGEILSVDDLPIYYTAYLRSFRKEAGRHVDLKGIGRVHEFNKVEMVKIVEPEYREKELQGLLKDAEEVVRQLHLPYRLKHLCTGDLGFSNEETYDIEVYAPGVDRWLEVSSCSSFSDFQARRAHIKYRKAPHLKSEFVATLNGSGLALPRTFIGVVENYQQEDGTIKVPDVLRPYMGGDEEITAVKHPE from the coding sequence ATGAGCATCGTGCTGGATACAAAATTCCTTCGTGATAATCCAGAACTCGTGAAACAGGCACTGATGAGCAGAAACAGGGATCCGTCATTGCTCGACAGATTCCAGGCAATGGATTCGAAGTGGAAAACACTAGTTGAGAAGAGAAACACCCTCAACAGGCTGAGGAACGAGATATCCCTCAAAGTGTCCAAATCGAGTGGCGAAGAGAAGGAGAAAGGAGTTGAGGAAGGTAAAAGGGTCGCAACGGAGCTCAAGAGTGTTGAGAGCAGCATAACGGAAGTCGAGAAGGAGAGGGATGAACTCATCATGTACTTCCCCAACATGCCCAGCGGCAGGACGCCGCTAGGAAAGAGCGAGGAGGACAATGTCGTCATCAGCGTGCCCTCTAAACCGGCGGATCTGGGTTTCAGACCACTCCCCCACTACGAGATATGCTCACGCATGGGCATACTGGATTTGAAGAGGGGAGCGAAAATAACAGGTAGCGGCTTCTATGTACTGAAGGGAGACGGGGCGAGGCTCGAGAGAGCGCTGATAAACTGCATGCTGGACATACACAGGAAGCAGGGATACATCGAGGTCCAGGTGCCTGTAGTCGTAAAATCCCTCTGCGCAGAGGGTACAGGCACGCTTCCGGAAAAGAGGAACGACATGTACTGGATTGCAGGCGAGGATCTGCTGCTTAACCCGACGGCGGAAGTTCCTGTGACGAACTTGCTGAACGGTGAAATACTGTCGGTCGATGATCTTCCTATTTACTATACGGCTTACCTGCGATCCTTCAGAAAGGAAGCGGGGAGACACGTGGATTTGAAGGGCATCGGCAGGGTGCATGAATTCAACAAAGTGGAAATGGTAAAAATCGTTGAACCGGAGTACAGGGAGAAAGAGCTGCAAGGGCTGCTGAAGGATGCCGAGGAAGTAGTGCGGCAGCTGCACCTTCCATACCGGCTGAAACACCTCTGTACAGGGGATCTGGGTTTTTCGAACGAGGAAACATACGACATCGAGGTTTATGCGCCTGGTGTTGACAGATGGCTCGAAGTGTCTTCGTGCAGTTCATTCTCCGATTTTCAGGCCAGGAGGGCGCATATAAAGTACAGGAAGGCGCCGCATCTCAAAAGCGAGTTTGTGGCCACGCTCAACGGCTCCGGACTGGCGCTGCCAAGGACATTCATAGGCGTTGTGGAGAACTACCAGCAGGAGGACGGGACGATAAAGGTGCCCGACGTGCTGAGACCATACATGGGCGGAGATGAGGAAATTACCGCAGTGAAACATCCGGAGTGA
- a CDS encoding endonuclease III produces MRNTTKSSGNEDGPDEIFKRLRQHYSGLGLTTALGAIAIHDDPFRVLISTVLSQRTRDAVTEDASKRLFRRYPDAKALCSAPLKDIKQAIRAVCFYRNKAIAIKQIAKTIDRDYGGRVPDKVEELMLLPSVGRKTANCTLVYGFGKNAIPVDTHVHRISNRLGLVKTDEPEETEKDLMRLLPRKLWIDTNELMVIHGQHICKPLRPDCEVCPVMDMCAYAMRQEAKTLRGGGKSRTQRTLIRSAIITRFPERG; encoded by the coding sequence ATGAGAAATACAACGAAAAGCTCTGGAAATGAAGACGGGCCGGACGAGATTTTCAAAAGGCTCAGGCAACATTATTCGGGACTCGGCCTGACGACCGCACTCGGTGCCATTGCCATTCATGACGATCCGTTCAGGGTGCTCATATCAACTGTTCTCTCCCAGAGAACAAGGGATGCGGTCACAGAAGATGCGTCAAAGAGACTTTTCCGGAGGTACCCAGATGCGAAAGCACTGTGCAGTGCTCCGCTCAAGGACATCAAGCAGGCTATAAGAGCGGTATGCTTCTACAGGAACAAGGCCATTGCGATAAAGCAGATAGCTAAAACCATAGACAGGGATTACGGAGGACGCGTGCCGGACAAAGTGGAAGAACTGATGCTCCTCCCGTCGGTGGGAAGAAAGACGGCAAACTGCACGCTTGTGTATGGATTCGGAAAGAACGCGATACCCGTCGACACGCATGTTCATCGTATCTCGAACAGGCTCGGTTTGGTGAAAACAGACGAGCCGGAAGAAACGGAAAAGGATCTCATGCGCCTACTGCCCAGGAAGCTCTGGATAGACACGAACGAGCTGATGGTTATTCACGGGCAGCACATATGCAAACCCCTCCGGCCTGATTGCGAAGTGTGCCCCGTCATGGACATGTGTGCCTACGCCATGAGACAGGAGGCAAAAACCTTGCGTGGAGGGGGCAAGTCCCGCACGCAACGTACTTTAATAAGATCGGCAATCATAACGCGTTTCCCCGAGCGAGGTTAG